In the Daphnia pulicaria isolate SC F1-1A chromosome 2, SC_F0-13Bv2, whole genome shotgun sequence genome, one interval contains:
- the LOC124326372 gene encoding UPF0676 protein C1494.01-like — translation MEQNTDVVIPIIDLDKLGLQTADVEDVDQITMDRVSRELDSAFSTVGFVYLKNHGVNQQLVDNLFERSKSFFHLPESIKENYRCGVENCDGYTGRDGEILDTSARHEIRESYDVASPDGLYPDEHAPEFRQAINDLAPPMCELTFRLLKCMALALGLDKEFFGERHNFMFKAAEKNRTIFRTLFYPSLADTETLAGVVRCGLHSDYGTITLLLQDDMGGLEIFSQEKWFPAKPIPGTIMINLGDMMQFWTSDRYVATVHRVVVPEEEIRRRTPRQSIAFFVHPDNDVMIAPLDGSGKHEPVDALTYVKSRLIASSYK, via the exons ATGGAGCAAAACACGGACGTCGTGATTCCTATCATCGATTTGGATAAGTTGG GATTACAAACTGCCGATGTAGAGGATGTAGATCAAATCACAATGGATCGTGTTTCCAGGGAACTCGACTCCGCTTTCTCTACTGTTGGATTTGTTTACCTGAAAAATCACGGCGTCAATCAGCAATTG GTAGATAACTTATTCGAACGTTCTAAATCGTTCTTCCACCTGCCGGAATCCATTAAAGAAAATTATCGATGTGGCGTTGAGAACTGCGACGGTTACACCGGAAGGGATGGAGAAAT tttGGATACGAGTGCTCGACATGAAATTCGAGAATCGTACGATGTTGCCTCACCCGACGGACTCTATCCCGACGAACACGCACCGGAATTCCGGCAGGCAATTAACGATTTAGCTCCTCCTATGTGCGAACTAACATTCCGCTTGCTCAAATGCATGGCGCTGGCATTAG GACTCGATAAGGAATTTTTCGGGGAACGACACAACTTCATGTTTAAAGCCGCCGAGAAAAACCGAACCATCTTCCGTACTCTTTTTTATCCATCATTGGCCGACACCGAAACCCTGGCCGGAGTAGTTAGATGTGGTTTACATTCTGATTACGGAACGATTACTCTACTTCTACAAGATGACATGGGGGGATTGGAA ATTTTTTCCCAAGAGAAATGGTTCCCTGCTAAACCTATTCCAGGGACGATCATGATCAACTTGGGGGATATGATGCAATTTTGGACATCTGATCGTTATGTCGCTACG GTTCATCGAGTGGTTGTTCCAGAGGAAGAGATCCGTCGTCGAACTCCCCGTCAATCAATTGCTTTCTTTGTCCATCCAGATAACGATGTGATGATTGCTCCGCTGGATGGATCCGGTAAGCATGAACCAGTGGATGCCCTCACGTATGTCAAGTCTCGACTCATAGCCTCCAGTTATAAATGA
- the LOC124326375 gene encoding UPF0676 protein C1494.01-like isoform X2: protein MFNEIPIVDLDELGLHYLGKPWESTVDRVAKELHSAFSTVGFVYLKNHGIEQQKVDNVFRASRSFFQLPDTIKDGYRCGQPDNESDGYTGKDQEILDVSSLHEIRESYDIASPDGVYPDEHAPEFRKTIKELAPELRELTIRLLKCMAHALEEDFFSSRHQYMFHGADKNRTIFRSLYYPTLADRDIQPGVVRCGAHSDYGAITLLLQDDMGGLEVLSRGEWIPATPIRGTILINLGDLMQFWTSDRYVATVHRVLVPEEEIRRRSPRQSIAFFVHADNGVMISPLDGSNKHSPVEALAYLKSRISATYK from the exons ATGTTTAACGAAATACCCATCGTTGATCTGGATGAATTAG GGCTCCATTATTTGGGAAAGCCGTGGGAAAGCACAGTCGACCGTGTAGCCAAAGAACTCCACTCAGCTTTCTCTACAGTTGGGTTTGTTTACTTGAAGAATCACGGCATCGAACAGCAAAAG GTTGACAATGTATTTCGTGCATCCCGATCGTTCTTCCAACTACCGGATACTATTAAGGATGGATACAGATGCGGACAACCCGATAACGAATCGGACGGATATACGGGCAAAGATCAAGAAAT TTTGGATGTCAGCAGCCTTCATGAAATACGAGAATCGTACGATATCGCTTCGCCCGATGGAGTTTATCCGGATGAACACGCCCCTGAATTCCGCAAAACTATCAAAGAATTGGCTCCGGAGTTAAGAGAATTGACCATACGATTGTTAAAATGCATGGCTCATGCCCTGG AAGAAGATTTCTTTAGTAGCCGCCATCAGTACATGTTTCACGGAGCAGACAAGAATAGGACGATTTTCCGCTCACTTTATTATCCGACATTGGCGGACAGAGACATTCAACCAGGTGTTGTGAGATGTGGAGCGCATTCTGATTATGGGGCCATCACTCTTCTTCTCCAGGATGATATGGGCGGATTAGAA GTTCTTTCCAGAGGTGAATGGATACCTGCCACTCCTATTCGGGGAACAATTCTGATTAATTTGGGAGATCTCATGCAGTTCTGGACGTCTGATCGTTACGTCGCTACT GTTCACCGTGTTCTAGTACCGGAAGAAGAGATTCGCCGTCGTTCTCCTCGTCAATCGATCGCATTTTTCGTGCACGCTGACAACGGCGTGATGATATCTCCTCTTGATGGATCGAACAAACATAGCCCTGTTGAAGCATTAGCCTACTTGAAATCTCGTATTTCGGCAActtacaaataa
- the LOC124326375 gene encoding UPF0676 protein C1494.01-like isoform X1: MFNEIPIVDLDELGLHYLGKPWESTVDRVAKELHSAFSTVGFVYLKNHGIEQQKVDNVFRASRSFFQLPDTIKDGYRCGQPDNESDGYTGKDQEILDVSSLHEIRESYDIASPDGVYPDEHAPEFRKTIKELAPELRELTIRLLKCMAHALGLEEDFFSSRHQYMFHGADKNRTIFRSLYYPTLADRDIQPGVVRCGAHSDYGAITLLLQDDMGGLEVLSRGEWIPATPIRGTILINLGDLMQFWTSDRYVATVHRVLVPEEEIRRRSPRQSIAFFVHADNGVMISPLDGSNKHSPVEALAYLKSRISATYK, translated from the exons ATGTTTAACGAAATACCCATCGTTGATCTGGATGAATTAG GGCTCCATTATTTGGGAAAGCCGTGGGAAAGCACAGTCGACCGTGTAGCCAAAGAACTCCACTCAGCTTTCTCTACAGTTGGGTTTGTTTACTTGAAGAATCACGGCATCGAACAGCAAAAG GTTGACAATGTATTTCGTGCATCCCGATCGTTCTTCCAACTACCGGATACTATTAAGGATGGATACAGATGCGGACAACCCGATAACGAATCGGACGGATATACGGGCAAAGATCAAGAAAT TTTGGATGTCAGCAGCCTTCATGAAATACGAGAATCGTACGATATCGCTTCGCCCGATGGAGTTTATCCGGATGAACACGCCCCTGAATTCCGCAAAACTATCAAAGAATTGGCTCCGGAGTTAAGAGAATTGACCATACGATTGTTAAAATGCATGGCTCATGCCCTGG GATTAGAAGAAGATTTCTTTAGTAGCCGCCATCAGTACATGTTTCACGGAGCAGACAAGAATAGGACGATTTTCCGCTCACTTTATTATCCGACATTGGCGGACAGAGACATTCAACCAGGTGTTGTGAGATGTGGAGCGCATTCTGATTATGGGGCCATCACTCTTCTTCTCCAGGATGATATGGGCGGATTAGAA GTTCTTTCCAGAGGTGAATGGATACCTGCCACTCCTATTCGGGGAACAATTCTGATTAATTTGGGAGATCTCATGCAGTTCTGGACGTCTGATCGTTACGTCGCTACT GTTCACCGTGTTCTAGTACCGGAAGAAGAGATTCGCCGTCGTTCTCCTCGTCAATCGATCGCATTTTTCGTGCACGCTGACAACGGCGTGATGATATCTCCTCTTGATGGATCGAACAAACATAGCCCTGTTGAAGCATTAGCCTACTTGAAATCTCGTATTTCGGCAActtacaaataa
- the LOC124326282 gene encoding uncharacterized protein LOC124326282, translating into MNQVMKEEKGSVVVGAGQSNNKFTTASFSHKFTNLNLEMPFLKPELSLSSPDFYLNGIFWSFRLYLKEDPKSDVGLLLQSYCDYSRTFQKRNLKIAVNFTMYVVTTATDGNISYSSGPELKTLDSTSKHGNGMGVLFIMKEKLLSHPFLYIPDNVLTIGCELNWAYHFQNMETLPSPKNPFPLKPNSFEKLFNNPKFNDLKISTGGQIFNTSKLILCEASDVFEQLIFSESPDGRNTIHIEDINADAFAGVLRYILCKVLPDLQLDKHAEDWLKITHKFKLHALQNVLQKGFLLQLKPTNAFMCLKTADKYSIADLRKKCIQYIQENWNEVVANHGVAKFTSCPDNTHNIEELQKSVELLAEVTENLPLCKRPRLN; encoded by the exons ATGAATCAAGTCATGAAAGAAGAGAAGGGGTCAGTGGTAGTAGGAGCAGGCCagtcaaataataaattcacaaCAGCGTCTTTTTCGCATAAATTCACCAATCTTAACTTGGAAATGCCTTTTCTGAAGCCCGAATTATCTCTCAGTTCACCCGATTTCTATTTAAACGGGATATTCTGGTCTTTTAGATTGTATTTGAAAGAGGATCCAAAGAGCGACGTCGGTTTGCTCCTGCAGTCGTATTGTGATTATTCCAGAACTtttcagaaaagaaatctgaAAATAGCTGTCAACTTTACAATGTACGTAGTGACGACAGCTACCGACGGCAA TATCTCGTACAGTTCCGGACCGGAGCTCAAGACTCTTGATTCAACATCGAAACACGGAAATGGGATGGGCGTTCTTTTCATTATGAAGGAAAAACTTTTGAGCCATCCATTTTTATACATCCCGGATAATGTATTAACTATTGGATGTGAGCTGAATTGGGCTTAccattttcagaatatggaAACTCTACCTTCTCCAAAAAACCCCTTCCCTTTGAAACCGAATTCTTTTGAAAAGTTATTTAATAATCCTAAATTCAACGATTTAAAAATCTCAACTGGTGGCCAAATTTTCAATACAAGCAAGTTGATACTTTGCGAAGCAAGCGATGTCTTCGaacaattgattttttcggaGTCACCTGATGGAAGGAATACCATCCACATAGAGGATATCAATGCAGATGCATTTGCAGGTGTACTGCGCTACATCTTATGTAAAGTCCTTCCCGATCTGCAGTTAGACAAGCATGCAGAAGATTGGCTTAAAATAACTCACAAATTTAAACTTCACGCGTTACAG aacGTACTCCAAAAAGGATTTCTTCTGCAGCTGAAGCCTACCAATGCATTTATGTGCTTGAAAACTGCAGACAAATACTCAATTGCAGATCTGAGAAAGAAATGTATACAATACATCCAAGAAAACTGGAACGAAGTGGTGGCGAATCACGGAGTAGCAAAATTTACTAGCTGCCCTGATAATACTCATAATATTGAAGAGTTGCAGAAATCCGTGGAGCTGCTAGCCGAAGTAACGGAAAATCTTCCATTATGTAAAAGGCCGCGATTGAATTAA
- the LOC124326654 gene encoding cytochrome c oxidase subunit 6A1, mitochondrial-like has translation MATVLGKVISRGIATTRVANGQAAVSGHHDGWKMWRNLTFLVALPGVALCMLNVYLGLDDAEAHSAPPFVAYEYMRIRNKRFPWGEGQKSLFHNPHVNALPGGYEHTDDHH, from the exons ATGGCTACCGTTTTGGGAAAAGTTATTTCTCGTGGAATTGCTACTACCCGAGTGGCTAATGGCCAAGCTGCTGTTTCTGGACATCATG ATGGCTGGAAGATGTGGAGAAACCTCACTTTCTTGGTAGCTCTCCCCGGTGTTGCTCTGTGCATGTTGAATGTGTACTTGGGTTTGGACGATGCTGAAGCCCATAGTGCTCCTCCTTTTGTTGCCTATGAGTACATGAGGATCCGCAACAAG AGATTTCCTTGGGGAGAAGGACAGAAATCGTTGTTCCACAACCCCCATGTCAATGCTCTGCCAGGCGGTTATGAACACACTGATGACCACCACTAA